One part of the Parambassis ranga chromosome 8, fParRan2.1, whole genome shotgun sequence genome encodes these proteins:
- the LOC114440006 gene encoding growth hormone secretagogue receptor type 1-like codes for MDLMDVADIGSGCEDSSCGFLEDCPEQDCSWEEPMFGLIELVCVTVLYIPLMLFGLMGNILTILVVWLRPHMRSSTYLYLSSMAVSDLLILLLLPLDLYKLWRPRPWLLGDLVCKLTMFLSECCTFCTILHITFLSLERYLAVCWPITAKTVVTRRRTRTVIGCLWLGAAISAAPVLIMVGVEEVGGEELGLSQWREEVGGWSSWAGEQGGFLTGGEERGRVVLMDGSLGEDGTKEWSERVEAFRWFGDKEETELNERKDGEGGEMKGGANEGEDEEEKEDFKGAQRNKKKEDEGGGRAEGVDGGHGRDADMRECRCTHYAVTSGLLSAMMILSNFYFLVPLCILALVYSLIGRTLWLRPKNSRRDQSHRHTVKMLGVIVLAFVLCWLPFHVGRTIFSLSLGSGADILYYLSQYFNLVSSVLFYLSAAINPLLYNLMSARYRHAVRSLTHKQSHTQAHRLRTLTTRHSTTTL; via the exons tgtgtgtgactgtactTTACATTCCACTCATGCTGTTTGGCCTGATGGGAAACATACTAACCATTCTGGTGGTTTGGCTCCGCCCACACATGAGAAGCTCCACCTACCTGTACCTGAGCAGCATGGCCGTCAGCGATCTGCTgattctcctcctgctgcctctggATCTCtacaag CTCTGGAGGCCCCGGCCCTGGCTTTTAGGAGACCTCGTCTGTAAACTGACCATGTTCCTCTCAGAGTGCTGCACCTTCTGCACCATCCTGCACATCACCTTCCTCTCCCTGGAGCGGTACCTTGCGGTCTGCTGGCCGATCACAGCCAAGACGGTGGTGACGCGGCGCAGAACCAGGACCGTCATCGGCTGCCTCTGGCTGGGTGCGGCCATCAGCGCCGCACCGGTGTTGATCATGGTCGGTGTGGAAGAAGTCGGAGGAGAGGAACTCGGGCTTAGCCAGTGGAGGGAGGAGGTTGGAGGGTGGAGTAGCTGGGCAGGAGAACAAGGAGGGTTCTTAAcaggtggagaggagagagggagggtggtGCTGATGGATGGAAGTCTGGGAGAAGACGGGACGAAGGAATGGAGCGAAAGAGTTGAGGCGTTCAGATGGTTTGGAGACAAAGAAGAAACCGAACTAAACGAAAGGAAAGACGGAGAGGGCGGGGAAATGAAGGGTGGTGCAAATgagggagaggatgaagaagagaaggaggactTTAAAGGAGCGCAGagaaacaagaagaaggaagacgaaggaggaggaagagcagagggTGTCGATGGAGGCCATGGACGAGACGCTGACATGAGAGAGTGCCGCTGCACCCACTACGCCGTCACCTCCGGCCTGCTGTCGGCCATGATGATCCTCTCCAACTTCTACTTCCTGGTTCCGCTTTGCATCCTGGCGCTGGTGTACAGCCTGATTGGACGGACGCTGTGGCTCCGCCCAAAGAACAGCCGCAGAGACCAGAGTCACCGACACACCGTCAAAATGCTGg GAGTCATCGTCCTGGCCTTCGTCCTGTGCTGGCTCCCTTTTCATGTGGGTCGGACCatattctctctttctctgggCAGTGGAGCCGACA TCCTGTACTATCTGTCTCAGTACTTTAACCTCGTGTCCTCTGTGCTCTTCTACCTCAGCGCCGCCATTAACCCCTTACTGTACAACCTGATGTCCGCCAGGTATCGACACGCTGTACgcagcctcacacacaaacagtctcacacacaggctcaccGCCTGCGCACACTCACAACAAGGCACTCCACAACCACTCTgtga